The Scomber japonicus isolate fScoJap1 chromosome 21, fScoJap1.pri, whole genome shotgun sequence region GTTTACAATAGTGGTAATTTTCACAAATCTCAGCTGCcttacaaagacacacaaatgaCACAAGACATCAGACGGACCAGGTGTCGCTGTAAATGTGCAGCTCACCTCAATGTCATCAGGTTTCTTCTCATATACCCACTGGCCTATTTCCAACaaactacatatatatatatatattatatatattaaacactCTACTGTGTTagtcataaaatataaaagaatataTAACAAGGTGAGGTGCATGTGGATTTGTCAAGTCTTTCCAAATGTAGTATAGGATAAAAAGCAACATACTGCGAATCGTTACATAGTTTCTTTCAATTCAGCAaccaataaaatataaaatctctTCTGCGAGTCAGTTGCGATGAAAATTAGTAATAtcctttcacatttcacattgcATATCCTTCATTATTCAAGCTAATATTCTTTCAGTTCAAACtttcacatttcttcatttaaaagCACAGTATGGCAACTTCAAGCCCTCTGGAGTGATTGCATTTGTTGCAACAGCAGTGAAATCACTGGCGTATGGAGGGCAAAAGataatggggaaaaaatataAGTCGACATAGAATTAGTTGATCTAGAACAGTATAATACTTATAAGATGGTAATAATGTAACACTACTGTGATTACCTCAGTGTATGCAGCAGTAAATAAGGCCATAGccacttttttcccccagtgAACTTATGTTATGTGATTATCCTATCAACTTCTGAACCTCCTGATATCATCACGCTGTGTGTATCGTAATTACATCAGTGTGACTTTAGTTGGCTCCCGTTGGTATTGGAAATGTAAAAATTTGGTCCTTCCTTACAGCGAATTCTCGCAACTTCATAAATGCTTGTACAGATGTTAAAAACTGACTAAGAAACGGTCATTAATTAACGTACACAGGAGACCCAATTCACACACGGATGAGTAAATCCAGTTCAAAGATCTTGTTATCAATGTCtatgaaaaaagttaaaaatggaGAGCCACCTAAATTCACACAGTTTGAAAAATACATGAGACAGGTTTATTATGTCTTTGATGTCACCCTCCTGCTCCCTATATAATGCCACATGGAGAGACTGAGTAGTGTTAGTACGttagacagaaaacagaagcGCCCTCGGTCCAACATACTCGGCTGTTTCTGCCTCTGTCTTCCATCTTcgccctctgctcgcctctctGATTTTCAGTGGCAGATTGCCAACAGGAGACGTTTGAAGTCACCACCACACTCGTCCCTCAGAGCGTCCTTCAGGGACACGTCATACTTCTCCAGGTACATGTCTTTGATGGTCTCCAAATCATACTGTTGACAATATGGGAAATAAAAAGTACACTTAGTACACTTCATGCCCGATGGTACCAGAGGTCAAGCCTGGGTCAGGATAGGAAAGGCAATCATCTTTCAATCAGCGTCTACATCTGGTAAACACAGCCAGTTACCCTCatctagggctgggcgatatggccttttactaatatcccgatatttttgagccatgtcacgatacacgatatatatctcgatattttgccttagccttgaattaacactttgatgcatacgatcatgccagtatgatgattctacgtttctacattaaaacattgttcatactacattaatatatgctgattttaaacattcatgccaaaagcgtaaataacaactaaacaaattcatcaaaactgtatttattaaagagttattaagcagtggcacaaacatgtcatttcaaaacaaataaagtgtcttttatgcatgatgtaactaatatgacacgtcaaaataaaactaaattaaagtgcacattttgtgcataatgccactaggatataaaggtagagctgtctctgctaggtagattatatcaagtgtgtcgatgatctttctgaatccgggcttttaaccacactcactggggccatgtctatctctgtgtggtgtgttactgcggacgttatctccttctgtttttgactgttttagtcgtattgctgttctggaaaaagaagacgctagactcagttgcgtcagtgctggttgcttcggcactttcttcaatatgtcactggccggagatgtgctcttgcagagtttcaagcacacatggtgatataactttgcTGTCctaccagcttttgtggtgacgcttttatggcgtactttacatattacggtttgttgttcaacgtcctccctcttgtacccaaaccaccgccagatgatggatcctgaattgttttattgggaattaaatctccctcctccacttgtccatatcacctgctgctcccgcgacctgagatcgctgctaatgctgctacatgctgccgggcatatgacgttgcacgcacaacagaatgtgatgtacgtaactaggtgcgcttgttttatctctctgtgcggagagatgagagagtgagagaaacctgtagttcaacgggccgcgactaaaaacaaactgcgtgtaaattgaatgcATACTCGAGTATTCACGATATAGtaattttctacatcccacagagaacaagccgcgatacatcgagtatactcgatatatcgcccagccctacccTCATCCAATttttaaaacatactgtatgtatctatgATTGGTCTACTACATTATTTATACACCTCTTTTCATTAGCtatttgaccttttcttttacacctttgattttctttttttttgttcccgTATCCATCTGTTCCCATCATGTATTGGGGCACTTCAAATTTATATTTTTGCTGTGTAAATCTTTTTTTAGATCATTAAAAAATTGCTAAACCGACAAAAAAAGGCATAGATATGTAAGCTTTAGAGTTAGCAGATTTGATTTCTGGAGAAAGCTGATTTCTTGGACATGTTACACAGATGTACAGCCTACACCAGgtttctttaaagaaaaaattgtATGGTTCAACATGACAAAGTAATCTGattttgtgcttttttattattcccCAACTTTCAGTATTAAACTCCATTTAAAGTTGCAATGTGTAAAATTGTGAGAGGAAGTGTATTGATTTAGttgtaatctgcaacctcaccaccagatgccactaaatcccaCACACTGTAAGTCAAGCGCTTTGACTTCACTTAttgaagaaataaaatgaaatgatttcctTACCTCAGAGCGGCACACAATGATGCGAATAAGGGTATCCTCGTCAGTGCCTGCTCCTTTCATTGCGTCGTGTAGGCGTCTGGCAAAGTAGAGCTGGGGGTTCTTAGCAACTCGCACtaagggaagggagaaagagttttaattacatttcacagCAGTTTACTTTTCtcaaaatgaaactaaataataCAAGAGTCTCTTTATTCAAATCCTCCCCTAACCTCTGGCATCCACTATTGACTGTTTCCGCCCCCAGAGGTGtttaacaatgaaaaatgtgaaaagcaaCACAGTTTCCACAAGTTGCTTGAAATTCTATCTTCTACCTAaggtttttttaactttaaatgtggCAGGCATTATGTGAGGAACCCACTTACTAAGTGTTATCTTATTTTGATGataatgagtgaatgaatgaataaattatttCATACAAACCAAGTGCAACGTAGCATTTCTTCAGTGTCCCAGAAGTCTCATTCTCAATGGCATCCAGGATTTCAGTTCCGGAGAGCTACAGAGACAAAATGCTTCAATCAGTAAACATTTCCTGCAATGCCTTAAATTGCAAACAGGTCTGTTTCTGGTAAAGCAAGATGAAATCtctattaaataattaaagataGCATGTCTCAGCCATATAAACTTATGCAGAGTATCACTGCAGGCTATTTAAATGTTACAGCAAACCCTACCTGCTCATACATCTTGAAAGTGGCCTGGAGCTGCAGGTAATTCCTGGAGGCCAAGATGTGGGTAAAGGTGGATTCGTCTGTTCCAAAACATCCCTCACCAGCCTGCATCAGATAAAACATTTCTAGGATTACTTAATTTGCTTTAAAAGTATTATTAAATCTTATTTCAAAGAAACAAAATACCTCAAACAGGCTGGTAGCGTCTTGTTCAGCCAGCTCGTCATCCACATCGTAGCTCTCATCTCTGTTGCCCTGGAAGAGGATGATAAAAGTGACTTCTGCTGTGTAGTGAGGCCTTTCTGTCTGACTCAAGCAAGACTATCTGGCCTCTGTTTTACTAATGAAAGGAAGCTTGGAATGAGGCCAGCGTGTGTTTATAGCAAAGGACTAGGAGCAGGGAGAGTGAGGGCTCGATTTCTGTCTGATGGGAGACGGGAGGAATCTAGTTACATGATTGGAAAAGAAACTCAAAGCCACTTACCTGCAAAAGAGCTGTGAGCAGGTTTCTTACATCCCCACTTGTGTCTCCCTCGATATCTGCTTCAAGATCACGTTCATGCACTGAAA contains the following coding sequences:
- the anxa13 gene encoding annexin A13, giving the protein MGNCQPTVVPYEDFDVVADIKAIRKACKGLGTDEKAIIEILANRCSFQRQEIKQAYFDKYDDELVDVLKSELSGNFENAVLAMLDPPVIFAVKELRKAMKGIGTDEDVLVEILCTATNSDVALFKECYFQVHERDLEADIEGDTSGDVRNLLTALLQGNRDESYDVDDELAEQDATSLFEAGEGCFGTDESTFTHILASRNYLQLQATFKMYEQLSGTEILDAIENETSGTLKKCYVALVRVAKNPQLYFARRLHDAMKGAGTDEDTLIRIIVCRSEYDLETIKDMYLEKYDVSLKDALRDECGGDFKRLLLAICH